In one Alosa alosa isolate M-15738 ecotype Scorff River chromosome 14, AALO_Geno_1.1, whole genome shotgun sequence genomic region, the following are encoded:
- the zgc:110699 gene encoding ras-related and estrogen-regulated growth inhibitor isoform X1 codes for MTDSGAARKMTRAKLVILGRDNCGKTALCVRFITKRFIGEYDHKKEVTYGCRKVVDKEAIDLEILDTVNKECVGPAATSLESSIKWGDGFLIMYSVTDRSSFEYVSRLKRLIDHVKQTLGIPTVIVANKCDIENGRVVRKEEGQALAADLRCSFFELSVAESSASVETAVSQLIREVRVEFSKHLLALDKCSRMLQMRHALKNKLTRSKTMQW; via the exons ATGACTGACTCTGGAGCTGCCAGAAAAATGACCAGAGCAAAGTTGGTCATTCTTGGACGTGACAACTGCGGGAAAACTG CACTGTGTGTCAGATTCATCACCAAGCGGTTCATTGGAGAATACGACCATAAAAAGG AGGTGACATATGGATGCAGGAAAGTGGTTGATAAAGAAGCTATTGATCTAGAAATATTAGATACAGTAAACAAG GAGTGTGTGGGTCCAGCTGCAACCTCATTGGAAAGCTCCATTAAATGGGGAGACGGATTTCTTATCATGTATTCTGTCACGGACCGCAGCAGCTTTGAATATGTATCACGTCTGAAAAGGCTCATTGACCATGTCAAACAGACTCTTG GTATCCCCACAGTGATTGTTGCTAACAAGTGTGACATAGAAAATGGACGGGTAGTGCGGAAAGAAGAAGGGCAGGCTTTGGCTGCTGATCTGAG GTGCAGCTTCTTTGAGTTGTCTGTAGCAGAAAGCAGTGCTTCTGTGGAGACTGCTGTGAGTCAGCTGATTCGAGAGGTTCGCGTGGAGTTCAGCAAACATCTACTTGCCCTGGATAAATGTTCACGTATGCTGCAGATGAGGCATGCACTCAAGAATAAGCTCACACGCAGTAAGACCATGCAGTGGTGA
- the zgc:110699 gene encoding ras-related and estrogen-regulated growth inhibitor isoform X2 codes for MTDSGAARKMTRAKLVILGRDNCGKTALCVRFITKRFIGEYDHKKEVTYGCRKVVDKEAIDLEILDTVNKCVGPAATSLESSIKWGDGFLIMYSVTDRSSFEYVSRLKRLIDHVKQTLGIPTVIVANKCDIENGRVVRKEEGQALAADLRCSFFELSVAESSASVETAVSQLIREVRVEFSKHLLALDKCSRMLQMRHALKNKLTRSKTMQW; via the exons ATGACTGACTCTGGAGCTGCCAGAAAAATGACCAGAGCAAAGTTGGTCATTCTTGGACGTGACAACTGCGGGAAAACTG CACTGTGTGTCAGATTCATCACCAAGCGGTTCATTGGAGAATACGACCATAAAAAGG AGGTGACATATGGATGCAGGAAAGTGGTTGATAAAGAAGCTATTGATCTAGAAATATTAGATACAGTAAACAAG TGTGTGGGTCCAGCTGCAACCTCATTGGAAAGCTCCATTAAATGGGGAGACGGATTTCTTATCATGTATTCTGTCACGGACCGCAGCAGCTTTGAATATGTATCACGTCTGAAAAGGCTCATTGACCATGTCAAACAGACTCTTG GTATCCCCACAGTGATTGTTGCTAACAAGTGTGACATAGAAAATGGACGGGTAGTGCGGAAAGAAGAAGGGCAGGCTTTGGCTGCTGATCTGAG GTGCAGCTTCTTTGAGTTGTCTGTAGCAGAAAGCAGTGCTTCTGTGGAGACTGCTGTGAGTCAGCTGATTCGAGAGGTTCGCGTGGAGTTCAGCAAACATCTACTTGCCCTGGATAAATGTTCACGTATGCTGCAGATGAGGCATGCACTCAAGAATAAGCTCACACGCAGTAAGACCATGCAGTGGTGA
- the harbi1 gene encoding putative nuclease HARBI1, producing MMAIPIAILDCDLLLHGRGHKTLDRFDIDSVSDEFLLTTFGFPREFIYYLVELLRDCLTRRTQRSRAISPDVQILAALGFYTSGSFQSKMGDAIGISQASMSRCVTNVTKALIEKSAEFICFTRDDSTKQQSKEEFYRVAGIPNVIGVVDCGHIAIKAPNAEDSSYVNKKGFHSINCQIVCDARGLLLCAETHWPGSLQDESIFKQSSVLKYFEEQDKDEGWLLGDNCYPLKKWLMTPVQNPEAPADYRYNLAHTSTHEIVDRTFRAIQTRFRCLDGSKGYLQYSPEKCANIILACCVLHNVSLQSGLDAWTFERTEAKDQSDEMTEHPDTVDSEAHRIRQELILNHFS from the exons ATGATGGCAATACCAATAGCAATACTAGATTGTGACTTACTGCTTCATGGAAGAGGACATAAAACACTGGACAGATTTGACATAGACTCTGTTTCGGACGAATTCCTGTTGACAACATTTGGTTTCCCAAGAGAGTTCATTTACTACTTGGTGGAACTGTTGCGGGACTGCCTGACGCGACGCACACAGAGATCCAGAGCCATCAGTCCGGATGTACAGATTCTGGCTGCTCTCGGATTTTACACATCAGGGTCTTTTCAAAGCAAAATGGGAGACGCTATAGGCATCAGCCAGGCCTCCATGAGTCGCTGTGTTACAAACGTTACTAAAGCGTTGATTGAGAAGTCAGCAGAATTCATTTGTTTTACTAGAGATGATTCCACCAAACAGCAGTCCAAAGAGGAGTTTTACAGGGTAGCTGGAATACCTAATGTCATAGGCGTAGTAGACTGTGGTCATATAGCCATCAAAGCCCCCAATGCTGAAGACTCATCTTATGTTAATAAGAAAGGCTTTCATTCAATTAACTGTCAGATTGTTTGTGATGCAAGGGGACTTTTACTATGCGCTGAGACACATTGGCCTGGGAGTCTGCAGGATGAATCCATATTTAAACAGTCTTCTGTCTTAAAGTATTTTGAAGAGCAAGACAAGGATGAAGGCTGGTTATTAG gAGACAACTGCTACCCACTGAAGAAATGGTTAATGACACCTGTACAGAACCCAGAGGCTCCTGCTGATTACCGCTACAACCTtgcccacacatccacacatgagATTGTTGATCGCACATTCAGAGCCATACAGACAAGATTTCGTTGTCTAGATGGCTCCAAGGGCTACCTGCAGTACTCACCTGAGAAGTGTGCTAACATAATCTTAGCCTGCTGTGTTCTCCATAATGTCTCACTTCAGTCAGGACTAGATGCTTGGACCTTTGAGAGGACTGAGGCCAAAGACCAATCTGATGAAATGACTGAACACCCAGACACTGTGGACTCTGAGGCACACAGAATACGTCAGGAGCTCATTCTCAATCACTTCAGCTAA